From a region of the Impatiens glandulifera chromosome 4, dImpGla2.1, whole genome shotgun sequence genome:
- the LOC124935263 gene encoding uncharacterized protein LOC124935263, whose product MAESVAKTSKLSLKILYDKNSKKVFFAEADKEAVDFLFYFMSLPLTTVTSLLSKSEMGMVGCLNNLHESVSNLDQIYFLDDKNKDLLLNPLHSFLVQAPLLLPVPDNTDLISYEIHKCPHHNIYCIGDMTKCTQCSNDVSMYKGEQIAVPDGNGSGFVKSLVKYIVMDNLVVKTISPISSICLLKEYFNVKDLANVHEIAVDFGFDEGLKILKASMEGESVISSVFLHELV is encoded by the exons AGCTTGAAGATTCTTTATGATAAAAATAGTAAGAAAGTATTCTTTGCAGAAGCAGACAAAGAGGCCGttgattttctattttattttatgtctcTACCATTAACCACAGTCACAAGCCTCCTCTCCAAATCCGAGATGGGTATGGTCGGATGTTTGAATAACCTTCATGAAAGTGTTTCGAATCTGGATCAAATCTACTTTCTTGATGACAAGAACAAGGACTTGCTCTTAAATCCATTGCACTCTTTCTTAGTACAG GCACCTTTGTTGCTGCCGGTGCCGGATAATACAGACCTTATCAGCTATGAGATCCACAAATGCCCACATCACAATATATATTGTATTGGCGATATGACAAAATGTACACAATGCAGTAATGACGTGAGTATGTATAAAGGTGAACAAATTGCAGTACCGGATGGTAATGGTAGTGGATTTGTGAAAAGTTTGGTGAAATATATTGTGATGGATAATTTGGTGGTCAAAACAATTTCACCCATTTCTAGCATTTGTTTGTTGAAAGAATATTTCAATGTCAAGGATCTTGCTAATGTTCATGAAATAGCGGTTGATTTTGGCTTCGATGAG gGTCTTAAGATATTAAAGGCATCTATGGAAGGGGAATCAGTTATTTCAAGTGTATTCCTTCACGAGTTAGTTTAA